Genomic segment of Nothobranchius furzeri strain GRZ-AD chromosome 12, NfurGRZ-RIMD1, whole genome shotgun sequence:
agaatgacTGTGGTGTCTGGGTAGTCCTAAAAGTCTGCAGGCAGATTTGGCCTTATCTCCTCCTCTGGTATCCAGATCCTCACAGAGCTAAGTTTTTGATTTTCATCAGACTAACTACAGTTGCGCTGTTACAGTTACAGTTGTGATTTGTGTACAAAACGAAAACCACTATTAAAACATTTTAGGCTTAGcctaaaaaatgctgaaaacttttgccatttataATCATTGTTTTACACGTTTAGCTCTTTACtcgttgccactgatgaaagggagtctgatgtacttGTACTCGTTTGGaaattgcactcccagggatttttgaccctagctGCTTTCTGTAGCTCAGCTCTTACTTTCACACTAAAATACAAGCTCGCTTGCActgatttaggtatgcactgccccctagtgacaggaaactacacactgctacCTTAAAGTAAAACCATAACTTTGGTCCAATAGCTGATTTATAGATTTTCTACCCAAGACCCgatccagatcattagaattatatcgattttgccctgattgtgtttATTACAATCTTAAGGATGTGCCCGATCAACCTATAGAGCcctctggtctgctcagaagcaCTGTGGACCGCTCCAACCATAAACCTGGTAAATAAGACTTGCTGGATTGTGTTAGTTCAGTATCAAGAACAAACAAACATGCTgacgtgtagccaatcagaaagcgaggCAACAGAAGCATGCTGCACGCTCCTCCCCCAGTTTGTTTACTCTGAAGTCACATTTGGTTTGCTCTTGAGAGGTGTGCGATATTTCTCATCTGATCAGGCAATGGTGGTGAGTGAAAACAATTTGAGTGTTTTTGAAACCTTGTTATTAGGGGTGTGAGGAAATATCGAtaaggcaatcaggcggggtaccccctggacagagagccagtccatcgcagtatTGTGATATTTTATCTGCAATATTATATCTATATTCAAAGGCTGCgtatcaaatttttggaagaatttacatgcaaacatttgtgtatttcttTTGGTGCATTTCAAAAGCCAACCACTAgtcggcagcagtgtgcaatgggaatgtaaatccctctaataTGGTGCAGatgcctcatgttaaacatgttacgtatcagtttggactgttttttAAACttccctacaataaattcagtctaaaagatcgctaatatcgtctggctgaatatatcgcaatatatcgtgatattgtctcccctgtatcgtgatgcaTATCacatcaccagaatttcaccaacgCACATCCCTAATTGTTATGATGTTGTATGTTACAAAAAGAATCACATTATCGTTcataacgttgttttacacactgGATTTGTGTCCACTGCAACATCTGTGGATGAGCGCTCAGTGACTGGCAGACTGGGCCTGTCATCACTTACAAGGCCCCGCCCACAAAACTAGGTGGtgtttcaaacaaaaaaaaaagccaaaagTTTTCAGAGCAAATAATGAGAAAAatggtgacatcatttataggatTGCTTCCAATAAACTTCATAAACtcgatgtcatttatcactcagcaaccCATTTGGTCACTGGTGctcctttcactactcatcattgtgatctgtactcactcatTAACTGGCCATCGCtccctgccaggcaacagcatttgttgcatttttcaaacaggaagtgcgagtggagtaagactctggcagggggtgacttgctctttaaatttgtcacattgccccctcaaaaaaataaaaacagagccAAAGAGCCGAAGACAACATGGAACAACATGAAGAATGCCTCACAAAAAACTCTAACATTATGAACCTTTTAATTAACCCGTAACTGGAGAATTATAATGACACACAGCAAGCGTTTCATCCGTGGATGGAAATGAGGGGAAACATGGGTTtaaaggtggtgagcgcatgaagaggtggagaagaaTGAGGGACAAACTTGTCTGGTTTAAAAGTATCTCAAATACAAAAAGCACAGTAGAAACACAATTGTAAATGCACTATTTTAGACCgacacatgacaggataccccagaaaagcgctACGTTCTCGTTGTCCTGGCGAGGAATTGCTTAGCAACACTCCCCGGGCAATGgagtcaatgtgtgtgtgtgtgtcccttgtggagctgacaaaaaagaagaagaaaagaggaaAGCCAGAAaggaaaagaagagaaaaaataagaaaagaaaaagaaaaaagaaaaaaaactgcccatcactccattcctgcaTGATGTtgcattggttagggttagggttaccctaACTCGTCATATCTTCGCTCATTAAGCCTGTTTCATGCTTTTGCATGCTcatgcgtctgcgtctgcgcggagacacgcaacgccattatccgtccttgtgggcctgctggagagccccgcaaggacgtacggagtcgagctctcttttctaaacagccgtccgtcgagacggacaacgcaagcttgtgattggtcaggacaccgctgttgtctacaccgccaccattgtgtcctcaaaaacataaagagagccgaggataactagcagcagacacggagaagcttgaagaacacctcgcgaaaaaaactctaaaatatcaaCGTTTCATTCCCCGTGacaggaggagtgaaaagatgcgtagcaagcgttttatttgtggacgggaatgacaggaaacgtgggtttagaggaggcgagtgcatgaagaggtagaggagaaggagagacaaatatgtcagtgttaaaagtctcttatatacaaaaaacacaatataaacacactattttggaccagacacatgacaggataccacagaacagcaccactccctctggtgtcctggcggggaatttctttgcaacactccccaggagacggagaagtatgggagcaaaatgtctccatccgtgcgtgcgtgtctctccctgttggagctgacggagaaacatgaatcaggctttactcatcacttccaacaaccagcaccatttacgttccagtaacttcatctcgacagttattcccaaagctcgcacctcctttggccgcccctcattccagtttgctgcttccagcgactggaatgagctgcagaaaccactgaagctaaccacctacattccattatctaccttcattaattcatggtgatcaatagtttctgatcaatgttccTGCTTCTGAGTATTAAAGTGTTTAGTCTGTTCTGATAGCTTGTACATgttatatatgagaacagtcctttgtctttatgtctgactgtttatctgttgttctttggtgtaaagctaactatgttgctgctgcctcttggccaaatCCTCGATATAAATGAGAATGACTTCTCTATCAACTCACCTGGataaataaaactaaactaaaacaagcaaacaaacttctgttttgttcattttttttcttAATGGAACCAAAACATTTAGTTTTTGAACAAGTTTGATTtaatttgttatttttgtttCTATGCACAGAGAAACAAAATAAATGCCATTAACTTGAACCTAAACTCACAATAGAGGTGAAGCCAAGTGTCTGATTTCCTAGGTCTTCGTCTCATCTGGCTTCAGTTTGATGAAGAGCGCTGGGTCTGACCGGTGCTCATAAAGGAGAAGACTATAtgacatatatataatatatatgtatatatatatatatatttatactgtAGCTCAGAGTGCAGGTACTTTATCCAGCATGTATTTACCAAAGCACCAGCAGGAGAGTCAGCAGACGTCTGTCTGACCATAAAGGTGAAAGGTCAAAATGCTGCTgttgcaggcagcagcaggattaTGTGAAAGGCATCAGACAGCTGTCCACACATCAGATGAGTTATTTATTAATCAGTGGTTCTGCTCCCATCATCCACCCCGTCCTGTCTTCTACAGATGTACGTAGATCCATGTCGACTTTATCTAAATAACTTATTATCTTTTGtgatcattttaacatttttactgtGCTTGTGGAGCACCTGATGGTTTTTATCTTGAAAAGCAGTAAAACACATCTCTTGTTCTTCAGGATGTGGGGTATGAGGTCAGAGATTATAACCATAGGCTCAGGAACAAAGTAACGACATTATCCCAGATTAAAAACGCGGCGCTTAGAAAACTCCTCAGATCAAAAATTCTAACATCTTCAATAAAGTTTAGTTCCTTTTTTATTTCATCCTACTGGAAACTGCAAACTCCTTTTCTCTCAACAGAAGCCAGTTATTAAACTAAAGTTTATGAGTTTTCTTTCAGCTCTGCTGAAACAATAAATCTATATTTAGCCTCAAATGTTTTCTCAGATTTATTTagtttgaagaagaaaaaaaaatggtttAAACTTTGTTTACTTGAGACTGAAGCAGCTTTCAGTTCATCCCATCAAATTATTGTTTGTCAAtaaataatttttacatttactgTTTATAGTCAAACTGTTGAGAATAAAATGAGTATTTTCAATAAAATGACAAACTGGTTACATAAGAAATGAGCCGAAGTGGATCTTTAATGAAAGTCTTAAAGCTCTCAAATAACAGCAGCTTTAGTGCATTACATAAAGCAATAAAAGCCAATCTCTCAGGTATGCATGCTTGTAATCACTTTAACAGGGACGGTTATTGAGGGTTTACAGTGTATTAAGGGGAGTCCATAGAGAACACAGTTGAAGGCCGACGATGGCAGAGCTGGTTCAGATGGAGCCTTTGCTTTAGAGGAAGTGAAGAACATTTGATCTGCAGAGAGAAGATGACAGCATGAGCGCTCCACTTCATGATGACTTCTACATGAAGTCCTGTCTGTGCTCAGACACACGCGGCTGTTTGAGTAGAGTGAAAGTACCCGTTGGTCCTTGGTGGTTGTGATGCGGCGTGTTGCAGGCGCCTCGTCTCCTCAGAGCCAGGACGGTCTGGCCACAGCTGAGCCTGAGTCTCAGGGTGTCTGTAGCACATTATGGCACCATTACTGGGTCATGGTCAGATGGTTAGAGGCAGACACAAGTGTGGGTTTTACAAAGTTTCTACTGTTTTTGTCAGGCATTGCCATGGTTACAGCCATACACACACAGGCACTTACACTTTTATATTTAATTGCATTTTAAGTAGTGTTGCTCCTTGTAAGCCAGtagtcaggggtggactgggacgatGCCAGTAGTCCACCCTGACCTGCAGGTCCAGATGCTATCTGATGAAGCTCATTCATCATCATTAGTTTAGTCCTCCTTTCTCTGGTGGATGAGCACAAGTTCTAAGTGGGGTGAATGTCTGGGGAGTTTCCTAGACCCAGCATGTAGATGTTCTGGTCCCGATGACTTTATCCTTCTGGCCCGGTGCTCCATCATACTGGAGAAGACATTGTTCATCATCACCAAGCTGCTGTTGGATGgctggaggagttcctctgggagaatGTTTAGGTACCATTCTGTTCTAAAGCTAATCTGGGAGTGAGTCTCGGCTGATTGTAGTTTTGGTTTAAAGTTGCCGACTCATCTTCTACAACTAGATCTTTGTAACCACAGATATTATAAACCATCCCAAGGATCAGACGATCTCCACAAGTCAACATCCATTAGCCTAATTTACTTTTGTAAAATTGAGGAACAGTTTATCGAACAGGGAACGCCTCTTCACATAAACTGGTGGTTGCTAACCTGCGACCTTTatccaaccccccaaggtgcattACAACATAATTAGtttttcatccattcacaccctcgtggtgatgaactacatcgtaaccacactgacagaggcgaggctgccgtacaccgGTCCTTCCGACCAAATGACTCAGAACCAGTGTGTACACCCATTTGTGCCCCTGACCAGGAACTTGATCAGAACTCCACTGAAATCAACAACAACGTTGTGTAAGACCTGAACCTACGGTCCagcacagcagcagcatcatgtgTGGCCTGTAGGAGGCTGCTGCGCCACTGGTTGAGGAAGATGCATCCGACGCCACTCAGACTCAACAACAGAGCCGCCTCCAAGGAAAGCTGTTCGGTACTGGATCAGAGAAAAGCCATCAGTTTATTTGGGTCAGAAACGGGAAAATCCATGTTTGTGTTCAAATAGAAACCAACTCTCACTAAAACTGTTGTTTTTACCGCGGTTTCCTTTCCAGGTTTGTCTGATGGAGAACGTTGGTTTTGTTCAGAACCCGGTCAAAGAGCAGAACCATGCTGCACTCTGAAGGAAGCAAACAGCAGCGCTACGGTGTTACCTCTCTCTAGGACTCATGATGCAAAGCAAacacatttatgtttatgtttatttatttagcagacacttttatccaaagctacttacaatttataacctatagggcatgctgtggtctgtgggggaaaccggagtacccggaggaaacccacgcatgcatggggagaacatgcaactccacgcagaaagagtttcgaaccttcaaccttcgtgctgcgaggcaacagtgctaacaactgcgccaataTGCAGCCCATTTAAGACCTTCTAACAAACTGAAGACTTCCTCACAAGTACCTGTGACTAATAAACACTCACAGAAAGTAAAAACTTTAACTTAAAACAGTTTCCTAGATCTGCCGAAGCTGGAGCTGTTAGTGCTGAAGTTATAAACAGAAAAACATCATAGTGTAAAAAATTTTTCCGTTGTCCTGAGCTCTGGGTTAGGGTATATGTACCCTTCCCCACTGTCACTAGTACTCCATTACTTATTCGATGACATGTGTAGTGAGGTACTACATAGAGCCCTGTGGTCCGGGACCCGAAGCCACAGCCGGCATGAAAAAAGGAATGTTGTTTTACTTTATGAGTTCATGTGTCCGTTTCTGATAGACAAAGGAAGTCAGTGCTAACCAAAATCAAGAATCAAGTTTTATTTAAGACCTAAATCCATGTATCTACTTTCATAGTTTGTAAGACCCAAGGCTGTCTGTGTACTTGTACTATGAAAATGTCACAACACTATTAATATGTAACCCTAACAGCTGAGAGTAGAACGAGGCCAGACTGCGTGGAGGACATTTTGGTGTAGAGCATCACCGTACCAGGCAGATTGAAGGCTGCTAGTTTGGCAGGTGGGACGTTTGCCAATAAGGGCTCCATCCTCAGGTAAATAAAGCCACTGCATCTGCACAAGTCCTGCTCTTTCTGAAAGAGACTTGATGGATACAAAACCAAAGTTAGCAAAGACAGCTGATGTGAAGTATGGAGACAGATGGGAATCTAACCTGGCTGCGTGAGTAGTGTCCACAAGCCTCTCCCACAGGTGTGTCCAATGGTGGCTGGAGGTTTTCATGACCTCCTTCACTCTCATTCTTAGATAGATTTCTCCTGAGCATAGACAACATTTAGAGATAAGACAAAGCATCTGGATTACATAACTACCACAAAAGTGTTTACAGCTGAACTTATCTTCTTTGAAGGGGACATGAAGTACTGCATGGCTGCAGTCGGGTAACGGAGAGTTCTTTCATCAAAGCAGAATTTGGCGCATTGAGCTTTATGGCTCTGAGCACGCCTctgggagcacacacacacacacacacacacacacacacacacacacacacacacacacacacacacacacacacacagggtgacATCTTCTCTTAACTGGTGCATAAACACGTTTTTACTCACCTTCATCCAAAGGATCAGCAACATCTGAGGAGCGTTAATGAAAATGATCTCCATGCATCAGAAAAGTCTGTCTAGCTGGTTCCTAACCCTCAACTCCTCCTCTCTGCTGTTTGTGCTTTTCCATCAGCTGGTTAATGTGGGTCAGAACTCTGTGGTGTTTGTTGACTAAATATTAAATAAACTAACTGATGAAAGttcataaaccttcatttaaacgAGTTGAAAGGATACATTTGAAGTTCTGTGTGTCGAAAGCAAAGGTGTAAGAAGGTCCCAGATGTTTGGCAGATGCCTGGAGAAGTCATGAGTGTTTGTTATTAAAGGCAGTCGGCTACAAATGCGATGTTAAAAACAGGAAGTAAAGGATGGTTGTACTAAAGTGCAGCATAGACAGACTGGAGGATATTTATTATGCTAATAAAATGTGTGAgaagactaaacgttcatttccaAACCTGGAGCAGGACAAAGGGAAATGCTTAGAAGCTGGAGGGAGGACCTATATGAAAACACGCTATGTAATTGGTTTAAAACTGCAGTTAAAAGAAGCAGGAGGGACCTGAATAATTCCTGGAGCTGAGAGCAGGTAAGAGTCATGTTCCTGTGTAAATGTGGCAGACCCAGATTCAGTTAGTGAACTCACCTGTTTGATGGTTTGCCTTTGATCCCTTTTCCCCTTAGTCCCCTCCACACCTTTGGACTTCTTTTTGTTGTCCCTTTCAGCTGCAGCAAAAGAGTCAGAAAAATTAGCACATTTATTTACTGGTAGGGTAGACCCCGCCGCTCCGGGGCAGCCAAGAAAAACACTTTATTCATATTTGCAAAGCCCTGTTCCTCCACACCGACAGGAGCATGCGTAGAAGCCCGGCTTGAGGCCTCAGAGGAGCatcggttctctctctctctctctctctctctctctctctctctctctctctctcacacacacacacacacacacacacacacacacacacacacacacacacacacacacacggtaactGTGGTATTTGAACATCAACTCAAGTGATGCAAATGATTCAACCTTTGAAATTGTACAGATGTCTGCAGGTTAACGCTCGCTGCTCTTTCTAAGAGTTATTTTTTACGTTCTAATTTTAACACCCTTTTCTTCATTTAAAGGGACCAGATCAAAGAAAATCCATTAAATCCATGATATTATTTCTCATGAAAAATACCCTAAAACCtattttttggctgcattcatgtattatcctgtctcagctgcaaattttgagttttattttgaaaaccccGCAAAAGCCTTGATGGAAACTAATTGTGCCATCAGGTCCTGCTCCTCTTGCTCAAGCTAGTCTCTGATCTGGAACCTGTCTCTCCTGGAAGTAGGCCACTAACGCCCACTGTCTCCTAGCTGTGGACGTAGAGCGGTTGATTCAGGCTGCAGGTGAGGATGTGACCTTCATGTGATGGATGACAGCTTTAAACCTCCACCGGTACTAGAGTGGGTCTTCTGACAAATGACTTCTGCATTTGGAACAATACATCGATGTAAAAACCATGAGTCCTGTCTACAAGGATGCACAGTAGATGTTTCTTAGGCGACTGCGTTGTAGCAGACATTCCTAGTCCAGTGGTTGGAGTGACTGACTGGTATGCTGTCTTGCACCGGTTCACCTCCCAGTAGCGGCagtaacttttttcttcttttctgttttagctacacttgccagttcaACCTTTTATTGGTAAGctgtttaaaatataaggactaatctggtttttactttctgtactgagccagtgtgagtccatgtgagctgAGCAAATCTAAGTGCTGCTtggaaacgaccaaattcaaacatCTTTAGAGACCCGCACTTGTAtggtgcctttcagagtcagaggactccaaagcactttacactacagtaatcattcatccattcacacactggaggtGATGAGctgaaatgtagctacagctgccctgggggcgcCCTGACAGTAGTGAGGCTTTCCAAGCACAGGCgctaccggtccctctgaccagcaccagcagggaaggtgggttaagtatcttgcccaaggacacgacagcagcattctctgtccagagccagcattgaacctgcaaccttccgattgctggacaacccgctctaccttcgAGTTCTGCTGCCCTCAGATAAATAACTGCCAACACCAGAAGTCAAACCAGCATCAGCAAATGGTGAAAGGTTTAACCCAgggttggcaacctgttcccatcaaagagccattattgcccgtttcccacagtaaagaaaacactgggagccacagcagccacggcgttgtgggcggggcctaccctcagacagcacaaagttgctttaaccaatcacaacaggtgacagcagccagtaccggtcgct
This window contains:
- the LOC139062244 gene encoding cilia- and flagella-associated protein 46-like, giving the protein MLCLISKCCLCSGEIYLRMRVKEVMKTSSHHWTHLWERLVDTTHAASLFQKEQDLCRCSGFIYLRMEPLLANVPPAKLAAFNLPECSMVLLFDRVLNKTNVLHQTNLERKPR